TGGGGCTAATTCGGAAGTTACTGATGAGAAAAGTTCTGGAGAGAATAATGAAAATAAGGAAGTAGTAAAAACAGTATAACAATTATTGACACGCATATTGTATAATGATAAAATATGTGGGTATGTTGTTAGAACGATGAAATATTCTATGTAATGAAAGGATGGGAGGGGCTATGTTAGAGGAACTAAAATGTACATCTGCAAGGACAGTGGGTACAAAGCAAACTCTAAAAGCTATAGAAAAAAAGCAGGCTAAGGAAGTCTTTATTGCTAAAGATATAGACGAATATATTGCTAGAAAAATAGTAGAAGCTTGTGAAATGAGTCATCTCCCCATCACATTCGTCGATTCTATGAAAGAATTAGGGGAGGCTTGTGGTATAGATGTAGGTGCTGCTACAGCTGCTCTGCTTCGATAGCCACTGTTTCTCCCCCATAACTAATTTTTATTGTGCCCATTAAACGTTCATGTTAGTATTTATATATATTTGAAAGGAGGTGGGGGAATGCCTACAATTAATCAATTAATAAAGAAAAAGAGAAAAGATGCTGAGTATCCGTCCGATTCACCAGCTCTTAAGGGTTGCCCGCAAAAGCGAGGTGTGTGTGTTTCTGTTAAAACTACCACCCCCAAGAAACCTAACTCAGCTCTTAGAAAGATAGCAAGGGTGCGTTTGACAAATGGTTTTGAGGTAACTGCATATATTCCTGGTATTGGACATAATCTACAGGAACACTCTGTGGTACTTATACGTGGCGGGAGAGTAAGAGATTTGCCTGGTGTAAGATATCATATAGTTAGAGGTTCACTAGATGCTGCAGGTGTGGCTAACAGACAGCAGGGACGATCTAAATATGGTGCAAAACGTCCTAAAAAGTAATGCTTAAAAAATAAACAGCTTAGAGATAAGTTTGGGCAAAAAGGAGGGAATGGGATGTCAAGAAAAGGTTATGTATCAAAACGTGATGTGCTACCCGATCCTATATATGGCAATAAGGTAGTTACCAAGCTTATAAATCAAGTTATGCAAGATGGCAAAAGAGGCACAGCACAAAGAATTTGCTATGGTGCATTTGATATAATACAGGAAAAGACAGGTAATGACCCTGTAGAGGTATTTGAACAAGCTATGGATAACATTATGCCTGTTTTAGAGGTAAAGGCCAGAAGGGTAGGAGGTGCTACCTATCAGGTACCTATGGAAATAAAGCCGGATAGACGTCAGACCTTAGGATTACGCTGGCTTGTAAGGTATGCAAGACTACGAAATGAAAAGACTATGGTAGAGCGTCTAGCTGCAGAAATAATGGATGCAGCAAATAATACAGGAGGCGCTGTAAAGAAAAAAGACGAAACCCATAAAATGGCAGAAGCCAACAAGGCGTTTGCACATTATAGGTGGTAATGTTTGTTAGATCTTAAAAGGGTTTTGTTTATGCTATAAAAAGAAGGAGGATATAACGTGCCGAGGGATTATACACTTGATAAAGTTAGAAACATCGGTATAATGGCGCATATAGATGCTGGCAAAACAACAACAACGGAACGTATTCTGTACTATACCGGTCGTGTGCATAAAATGGGCGAGACCCATGAAGGTACTGCAGTTATGGACTGGATGGAACAGGAGCAAGAGAGGGGAATCACCATTACCTCGGCTGCTACCACAGTAACATGGAAAGGCTATGTGATTCACATTATTGACACACCAGGGCACGTGGATTTTACTGTAGAAGTCGAAAGATCCCTACGTGTTCTCGACGGTTCAGTTGCGGTTTTTTGTGCAAAGGGAGGCGTAGAGCCTCAGTCAGAGACCGTTTGGCGTCAGGCAGATAAATATGCAGTTCCGCGTATTGCCTATGTAAACAAGATGGATATGCTTGGTGCCGATTTCTTTAATGTTGTTGATATGATGCATGATAGATTGAAAGCCAATGCAGTGCCTATTGAAATACCGATAGGTAAAGAAGACCAGTTTGAAGGAACAATAGATTTAATTAAAAATTGTGCTTTTTACTTTGTTGATGAGTTGGGTACATTGAGTGAACCATCTGATATACCCGATGATATGAAGGAAATTGCTCAAAAATATCGTATTGAGTTGCTAGAAGCTGTAGCAGATCAAGATGAAGAGTTAATGATAAAATACCTAGAAGGCGAAGAGTTAACCGAAGAAGAAATACAAAAGGCGATAAGAAAAGGTACAATAGCAAATACAATGGTTCCGGTATTATGTGGTTCATCATATAAGAACAAAGGTGTGCATGCACTGATAAATGCTATTGTTGATTATCTACCGTCTCCTATTGATATTCCGCCTGTAAAGGGTAGCGATGCAAATACTAAAGAGGATATTGTCAGAGAATCATCAGATGATGAGCCATTTAGTGCATTAGCTTTTAAGGTAATGACAGATCCATATGTAGGTAAATTGACATTTTTCCGTGTGTATTCTGGTGTGTTATCAGCTGGTTCATATGTATACAATGCAACAAAAGGTAAACGTGAGCGGGTTGGTCGTATTCTTAGAATGCATGCAAACCATCGGGAAGAAATGTCGGAAATACGTGCAGGTGATATTGCAGCAGCTGTTGGACTTAAAGATACAGCCACAGGTGATACCTTGTGTGATGAAAATGCGCCTGTTTTATTGGAATCTATGGAATTCCCTGATCCAGTTATACAGATAGCTATTGAGCCTAAGACCAAGGTTGGACAGGAAAAAATGGGAATTGCATTGCAGAAATTAGCAGAAGAAGACCCCACATTCCGGACATATACAGATCAGGAAACGGGTCAGACCATTATTGCCGGTATGGGTGAACTTCATCTTGAAGTAATAGTTGACAGACTGCTAAGGGAATTCAAGGTAGAGGCAAATGTAGGTAAACCACAGGTTGCCTATCGCGAAACAATACGCAAAACTGTTAAAAGCGAAGGTAAGTTTGTGCGCCAGTCTGGTGGACATGGACAATATGGACATGTATGGATCGAAGTTGAACCTACAGAGCCAGGTAGTGGCTATGAGTTTGTAAATAAAATAGTAGGTGGCGTTATTCCAAAAGAGTTTATACCTGCCGTTGATGCAGGAATTCAGGAAGCTATGACAAATGGTATTCTTGGAGGATATCCTGTAGTAGATACTAGAGTAACACTTTATGATGGATCTTATCATGAGGTTGACTCCTCTGAAATGGCTTTTAAAATAGCAGGGTCTATGGCCTTTAAAGGAGCTATGCAAAAAGCAAATCCAGTGCTGCTAGAACCTTTAATGAAGGTAGAAGTAGTTATTCCTGAGGAATATATGGGTGATGTAATGGGAGATATAAACTCGAGACGTGGTAGAATAGAAGGTATGGAAAACCGTTCAGGAGCCCAAGTTATACATGCTTTCGTACCGCTATCAGAGATGTTTGGATATGCTACTGATTTGAGATCT
This region of Xylanivirga thermophila genomic DNA includes:
- a CDS encoding ribosomal L7Ae/L30e/S12e/Gadd45 family protein, with translation MLEELKCTSARTVGTKQTLKAIEKKQAKEVFIAKDIDEYIARKIVEACEMSHLPITFVDSMKELGEACGIDVGAATAALLR
- the rpsL gene encoding 30S ribosomal protein S12 produces the protein MPTINQLIKKKRKDAEYPSDSPALKGCPQKRGVCVSVKTTTPKKPNSALRKIARVRLTNGFEVTAYIPGIGHNLQEHSVVLIRGGRVRDLPGVRYHIVRGSLDAAGVANRQQGRSKYGAKRPKK
- the fusA gene encoding elongation factor G; the protein is MPRDYTLDKVRNIGIMAHIDAGKTTTTERILYYTGRVHKMGETHEGTAVMDWMEQEQERGITITSAATTVTWKGYVIHIIDTPGHVDFTVEVERSLRVLDGSVAVFCAKGGVEPQSETVWRQADKYAVPRIAYVNKMDMLGADFFNVVDMMHDRLKANAVPIEIPIGKEDQFEGTIDLIKNCAFYFVDELGTLSEPSDIPDDMKEIAQKYRIELLEAVADQDEELMIKYLEGEELTEEEIQKAIRKGTIANTMVPVLCGSSYKNKGVHALINAIVDYLPSPIDIPPVKGSDANTKEDIVRESSDDEPFSALAFKVMTDPYVGKLTFFRVYSGVLSAGSYVYNATKGKRERVGRILRMHANHREEMSEIRAGDIAAAVGLKDTATGDTLCDENAPVLLESMEFPDPVIQIAIEPKTKVGQEKMGIALQKLAEEDPTFRTYTDQETGQTIIAGMGELHLEVIVDRLLREFKVEANVGKPQVAYRETIRKTVKSEGKFVRQSGGHGQYGHVWIEVEPTEPGSGYEFVNKIVGGVIPKEFIPAVDAGIQEAMTNGILGGYPVVDTRVTLYDGSYHEVDSSEMAFKIAGSMAFKGAMQKANPVLLEPLMKVEVVIPEEYMGDVMGDINSRRGRIEGMENRSGAQVIHAFVPLSEMFGYATDLRSRTQGRGNYTMQFSHYEEVPKSIAEKVLAK
- the rpsG gene encoding 30S ribosomal protein S7 translates to MSRKGYVSKRDVLPDPIYGNKVVTKLINQVMQDGKRGTAQRICYGAFDIIQEKTGNDPVEVFEQAMDNIMPVLEVKARRVGGATYQVPMEIKPDRRQTLGLRWLVRYARLRNEKTMVERLAAEIMDAANNTGGAVKKKDETHKMAEANKAFAHYRW